One genomic window of Polyangium aurulentum includes the following:
- the tssE gene encoding type VI secretion system baseplate subunit TssE, with product MTLMSKLRGAPPEDEVESVARNLEAILNSRRGYAGAAPVFGMGDHEIYEEVKPLLDAFTTEMAAQVKAFEPRLTSPTARYDGREGSMWARFEISGKLRDKPQSYRVLVHVVLRNAQVSAIREEPKP from the coding sequence ATGACGCTGATGAGCAAGCTCCGAGGAGCGCCGCCCGAGGACGAGGTGGAGAGCGTCGCGCGCAACCTCGAGGCGATCCTCAACTCGAGGCGCGGCTATGCGGGCGCCGCCCCGGTCTTCGGGATGGGCGATCACGAGATCTACGAGGAGGTCAAGCCGCTCCTCGACGCATTCACCACCGAGATGGCGGCGCAGGTGAAGGCATTCGAGCCCCGGCTGACCTCGCCCACGGCGCGCTACGACGGCCGCGAGGGATCGATGTGGGCGCGCTTCGAGATCTCCGGCAAGCTGCGCGACAAACCGCAATCCTATCGCGTCCTCGTGCACGTGGTGCTCCGCAATGCGCAGGTCTCGGCCATCCGGGAGGAGCCGAAGCCATGA
- a CDS encoding class II glutamine amidotransferase, producing MCRLLGAVTKRVEGHPTSLAEAPKSLAALSHEHPDGWGIAVHDGRDWGLYRNATCARDDEQFRSIASSARGRVLIAHIRKATVGNIDLSNTHPFRRDSWVFAHNGTITDLDYMERRTSSARRCEIEGSTDSERFFAYLLTALDEAGATAGSRKASPGAAYRALRTAVHAATSQPRFGAANFLLSDGEVMFVHRLGRTLHTSSDANGVRVASEVPADGVWHEVPERTLLAIEAGTVPRIGRETSRSALSSIRAAMFSDAPTSAP from the coding sequence ATGTGTCGATTGCTCGGAGCCGTGACGAAGCGTGTGGAAGGTCATCCGACGTCTCTGGCGGAGGCGCCGAAGAGCCTCGCCGCGCTCTCCCACGAGCACCCCGACGGCTGGGGCATCGCCGTCCACGACGGGCGTGACTGGGGCCTGTACCGGAACGCCACCTGCGCGCGCGACGACGAGCAGTTCCGCTCCATCGCCTCGTCCGCGCGCGGCCGGGTGCTCATCGCCCACATCCGCAAGGCGACCGTGGGCAACATCGACCTGTCCAACACGCACCCGTTCCGCCGCGATTCGTGGGTCTTCGCGCACAACGGCACCATCACCGACCTCGACTACATGGAGCGCCGCACCTCGAGCGCGCGGCGCTGCGAGATCGAGGGGAGCACCGACAGCGAGCGCTTCTTCGCCTACCTGCTCACCGCCCTCGACGAGGCGGGGGCCACCGCGGGCAGCCGCAAAGCCAGCCCCGGCGCCGCCTATCGGGCGCTCCGCACCGCGGTCCACGCGGCCACCAGCCAGCCCAGGTTCGGCGCGGCGAACTTCCTGCTGAGCGACGGCGAGGTGATGTTCGTCCACCGCCTCGGCCGCACGCTGCACACGTCGAGCGACGCGAACGGCGTCCGCGTGGCGTCGGAGGTGCCCGCCGACGGCGTGTGGCACGAGGTGCCCGAGAGGACGCTGCTCGCCATCGAGGCGGGGACGGTTCCGCGCATCGGCCGCGAGACGTCGCGCTCGGCCCTGTCGAGCATCCGCGCGGCGATGTTCAGCGACGCCCCCACCTCGGCGCCCTAG
- a CDS encoding type VI secretion system baseplate subunit TssF, which produces MASSAELYDLFLREIGALDDFWAERSRDGQLRLGPEDPDTRRLIEAMAFFAARTRAAASEAMEAAMVRMAGETLDDLLAPMPAAALVEAAPAGRLHADVTIARGSLLRLQFVDPTITADTRAPRRSFGPTQPPGERIALFSTLDTVVVRPLIIESAAVVGSRRALQIEVRLRASVPQARAFDLDLHVRRLADYRASLALHLALEQHTTRVIARSSDGAEMPCHVRFGPPVPGSPIDDSDSRSPLTRIRSFFHFPEQDLTIRVSIPAQAKPWERLTLRFELDERWPEEQGVSTESFRLFVVPAVNLWSDFAAPIVYDGTKDTVPIVSATATREAAELVSLRGVYQADREMAPLLPFSLAQERDGYELLRRAEGGAALLRVRLSDAFGEPRKLFADVVWSQPSLWSTSPTDVRVLPQLKVLNGVDLRLLGAVRRPQQSPLASDPSRCLDVMSLKMRPVLDRRSVAGLLSLLGACGDSPYRGFPDRIDALTVRDAADPSRRAGGIKHVYDVHIRSGSSADAPLVVRFQEQLAALLDAWTQDAVEVRMAPSGVGGASP; this is translated from the coding sequence GTGGCTAGCAGCGCTGAGCTTTACGACCTGTTCCTGCGCGAGATCGGCGCGCTCGATGATTTCTGGGCCGAGCGGTCGAGGGACGGCCAGCTCCGCCTCGGGCCCGAGGATCCGGACACGCGGCGGCTCATCGAGGCGATGGCGTTCTTCGCGGCCCGAACGCGCGCAGCCGCGTCGGAGGCCATGGAGGCGGCCATGGTCCGCATGGCAGGCGAGACGCTGGACGATCTGCTCGCGCCGATGCCCGCTGCGGCCCTGGTCGAGGCCGCGCCTGCGGGGCGCTTGCACGCGGACGTGACCATTGCACGCGGCTCGCTCCTGCGATTGCAGTTCGTCGATCCCACGATCACCGCCGATACCCGCGCGCCGCGTCGCTCCTTCGGCCCTACCCAGCCGCCCGGCGAGCGGATCGCGCTCTTCTCGACGCTCGACACGGTCGTGGTGCGCCCCCTGATCATCGAGAGCGCCGCCGTGGTCGGCTCGAGGCGCGCCCTGCAAATCGAGGTGCGTCTGCGCGCCAGCGTCCCTCAGGCGAGAGCATTCGATCTCGATCTGCACGTCCGGCGCCTCGCCGATTACCGCGCCTCGCTCGCGCTCCACCTGGCCCTGGAGCAGCACACGACGCGCGTCATCGCGCGGTCGAGCGATGGCGCCGAGATGCCCTGCCACGTGCGCTTCGGCCCGCCCGTGCCCGGCTCGCCCATCGACGACAGCGACAGCCGGAGCCCGCTGACCCGAATTCGATCGTTCTTCCACTTCCCCGAGCAGGATCTCACGATCCGGGTCTCCATCCCCGCACAGGCGAAGCCGTGGGAGCGGCTGACGCTGCGCTTCGAGCTCGACGAGCGCTGGCCCGAGGAGCAGGGCGTCTCCACCGAGTCGTTCCGCCTCTTCGTCGTCCCCGCCGTCAATCTGTGGTCCGATTTCGCGGCGCCGATCGTCTACGACGGGACCAAGGACACGGTCCCCATCGTCAGCGCCACCGCCACCCGCGAGGCCGCCGAGCTGGTGAGCCTGCGCGGCGTGTACCAGGCCGACCGCGAAATGGCGCCGCTCCTGCCCTTCTCGCTCGCGCAGGAGAGAGACGGCTACGAGCTTTTGCGCCGCGCGGAGGGCGGAGCGGCGCTGTTGCGGGTGCGCCTCTCGGACGCGTTCGGCGAGCCGCGCAAGCTCTTTGCGGACGTCGTCTGGTCGCAGCCGTCGCTGTGGAGCACCTCTCCCACCGACGTCCGCGTCCTGCCCCAGCTCAAGGTCCTGAACGGCGTCGACCTGCGCCTGCTCGGCGCGGTGCGCCGCCCGCAGCAAAGCCCCCTCGCGAGCGATCCCTCGCGCTGCCTCGACGTGATGTCGCTGAAGATGCGCCCCGTGCTCGATCGCCGCAGCGTCGCGGGGCTGCTCTCGCTGCTCGGCGCCTGCGGCGACAGCCCCTATCGAGGCTTTCCCGATCGCATCGACGCGCTCACCGTGCGGGACGCTGCGGATCCGTCGCGGCGCGCGGGCGGCATCAAGCACGTCTACGATGTCCATATCCGGTCGGGATCCTCGGCCGACGCGCCGCTCGTCGTGCGCTTTCAGGAGCAGCTCGCCGCGCTCCTCGACGCCTGGACGCAGGACGCCGTCGAGGTGCGGATGGCGCCGAGCGGCGTGGGCGGTGCGTCGCCGTGA
- the tssK gene encoding type VI secretion system baseplate subunit TssK: protein MTSSRLARVRWRNGQILQPDHFRALEDSLCSESFVHGGLTGLPAHGLARLSWNGDAPKNGVVEIAELLWITESGEVLDVPRNASALAPLELARAGRPEVDVYLHAVGDAQDDAPAAIEPAAALEIPRVEHSLVLSSEWQLRGSRARILLGRMKKQGGSWQRLPQVIPPLVRLGSTPYLTEPLRELRRSLTDLDERLRYRMLDLSSRGASIRPVQRARIEARKLDAALSDLDNGVPLHPYLVYARLRDFWLELYMRSEAVPDDASPAASIPAYAHDDLGGCFHTVLGGISDRIHSEPLSPPTETTPFKLVDDRFIAEGLTDDALKARHLYLLIHKPSPDAKISLDGVRLAARDRLQDVHAHMLGVRYVKDNDNDLARAFGPWVDFYRVVQDEANPEWCAVKERRSLAFYWQERFRGVQAALYWRHA, encoded by the coding sequence ATGACCTCCTCTCGTCTGGCGCGGGTGCGGTGGCGGAACGGGCAGATCCTGCAGCCCGACCACTTCCGCGCTCTGGAGGATTCGCTCTGCTCCGAGAGCTTCGTCCACGGCGGGCTGACCGGGCTGCCAGCCCATGGCCTGGCCCGCCTGTCGTGGAACGGCGACGCCCCCAAGAACGGCGTCGTCGAGATCGCGGAGCTTCTGTGGATCACCGAATCCGGCGAGGTGCTCGACGTGCCTCGCAATGCCAGCGCCCTCGCCCCGCTGGAGCTGGCCCGCGCGGGGCGTCCGGAGGTCGACGTCTACCTCCACGCCGTCGGCGATGCGCAGGACGACGCGCCCGCGGCCATCGAGCCGGCCGCGGCGCTCGAGATCCCGCGCGTGGAGCATTCCCTCGTGCTGTCGAGCGAGTGGCAGCTCCGCGGCAGCCGCGCTCGCATCCTGCTCGGCCGCATGAAGAAGCAGGGCGGGAGCTGGCAGCGATTGCCGCAGGTGATCCCGCCGCTCGTGCGGCTGGGCTCGACGCCCTACCTCACCGAACCGCTGAGAGAGCTGCGGCGCAGCCTCACCGATCTCGACGAGAGGCTGCGCTACCGCATGCTCGACCTCAGCTCCCGCGGCGCCTCGATCCGCCCCGTGCAGCGCGCGCGCATCGAGGCGCGCAAGCTGGACGCGGCGCTCTCCGATCTCGACAATGGCGTCCCCCTGCACCCGTACCTCGTTTACGCGCGGCTGCGGGACTTCTGGCTCGAGCTTTACATGCGCAGCGAGGCCGTGCCGGACGACGCGAGCCCCGCCGCCAGCATCCCCGCCTACGCGCACGACGACCTCGGGGGCTGCTTTCACACGGTGCTCGGCGGCATCTCCGACCGCATTCACAGCGAGCCGCTCTCGCCGCCCACCGAGACGACGCCCTTCAAGCTCGTCGACGATCGCTTCATCGCCGAGGGCCTCACCGACGATGCCCTGAAGGCGCGGCATCTTTATCTGCTCATCCACAAGCCGAGCCCCGACGCGAAGATCTCGCTCGACGGGGTGCGCCTGGCCGCGCGGGACCGGCTGCAGGACGTGCATGCGCACATGCTGGGCGTGCGCTACGTCAAGGACAACGACAACGACCTCGCGCGGGCGTTCGGCCCGTGGGTGGACTTTTATCGGGTGGTCCAGGACGAGGCGAACCCCGAATGGTGCGCGGTGAAGGAGCGGCGCTCCCTCGCCTTCTACTGGCAAGAGCGCTTCCGCGGCGTGCAGGCCGCCCTCTACTGGAGGCACGCGTGA
- a CDS encoding PAS domain S-box protein has translation MSDSPPPSGRGTRHPADPTAQKAAAEAEAQRRRLHELFMQAPAGIALLRGPELVFELANPPYERMFHKRDLVGKRVRDAFPEIQDPEVFEGLERIYATGEPVHVKEYRLRFDRRSDGAADDGFFALDIQAMRGPDGAIHGLMVVAIEISEQVRALRAAEAARERFALLAQVSAVMGTARDHESRLSELVRLLVPALCDASTLSIVTPSGAVQRLADAAVTPELADKITRARSKPLPAGMMPFLEEIFRSGKSRYLRDYRTEIIAKLPQDEPYVAALRHIDYGAVVFAPLCVQGRVLGYLTLIMVDSGRDFSPEDIALIDAIAERAALAIDSAGLLREAERQRARLQEAFEQAPASICIMRGPDHVFELANAVCVRDLGGRRLLGRPLREALPEVVSNGFLRMVDRVYETGRTQHGVEVPFAVDRGGDGRLETAYHDFIYQPMRGPAGEVDGIICLAFDVTDRVLARKREAVLAEEVRRSEERFRVAFEHAAVGVALVGTDGRWIYANQKLQEILGYTLDELRASPFLDMTHPDDVEASKQNIQRLLSGEVSSSTHEKRYIRKDGRVVWTNISSAVGRRATGEPDHFVTIIEDISARKAAEAERGLFQALVETSGDFIGFATPEGQILYINSAGRALVGLGTQEQARTRTMADYLAPESLGAGSEAMRAGVLRGGTWSGEALYRNLETGEVIPVHKTSIAIRGEGGAPLVAIVSRDLRVQKRLEAERQRLLAREREARAAAEEANELKDRFLATVSHELRTPLNAMLGWMRMLRSGQLPPERRERALETVERNAKVQAQLVEDLLDISRMMSGKLRIEVHPLELMGVVEAAIETVRPAADAKRIELSPELGGGGGASILGDAARLQQVIWNLLNNAIKFTPKGGRVQIQVERAGASVEIAVKDTGQGIAPEFLPHVFEPFRQADGSTTRMHGGLGLGLAIVKSLVELHGGTIRALSEGAGKGATFIVRLPLAPARETRVESRAAQPMNLEASEMECPTEIHGLRVVVVDDEADARELLATLLERCGAEVKAAASVAEALEAVNSMRPDLVVADIGMPGEDGYGLIRKIRARSPEDGGRTPVVALTAYARSEDRTRALRAGFNMHVPKPIDAAELLAVIASIVPPRRAAG, from the coding sequence ATGTCCGACTCCCCTCCGCCCTCGGGCCGCGGTACCCGCCACCCCGCCGACCCCACCGCGCAGAAGGCCGCGGCAGAGGCCGAGGCGCAGCGCAGGCGCCTGCACGAGCTGTTCATGCAGGCCCCGGCGGGCATCGCCCTGCTCCGGGGCCCCGAGCTCGTCTTCGAGCTGGCCAACCCGCCCTACGAGCGCATGTTCCACAAGCGCGACCTGGTCGGCAAGCGGGTGCGCGACGCCTTCCCGGAGATCCAGGACCCGGAGGTCTTCGAGGGCCTCGAGCGCATCTACGCGACGGGCGAGCCCGTGCACGTCAAGGAGTACAGGCTGCGCTTCGACCGCCGCAGCGACGGCGCCGCGGATGACGGCTTCTTCGCCCTGGACATCCAGGCGATGCGCGGTCCCGACGGGGCGATCCACGGCCTGATGGTGGTCGCCATCGAGATCTCCGAGCAGGTCCGCGCGCTCCGCGCCGCCGAGGCCGCGCGCGAGCGCTTCGCGTTGCTCGCCCAGGTGAGCGCCGTCATGGGCACCGCCCGCGACCACGAGAGCCGCCTGTCCGAGCTGGTCCGGCTCCTGGTCCCCGCCCTCTGCGACGCCAGCACCCTGAGCATCGTGACCCCGAGCGGCGCCGTCCAGCGGCTGGCCGACGCGGCCGTGACCCCCGAGCTCGCCGACAAGATCACGCGGGCGCGGTCGAAGCCCTTGCCCGCAGGCATGATGCCCTTCCTCGAGGAGATCTTCCGGTCCGGCAAGTCCCGCTACCTGCGCGACTACAGGACCGAGATCATCGCGAAGCTGCCCCAGGACGAGCCCTACGTCGCGGCGCTGCGCCACATCGACTACGGGGCCGTGGTCTTCGCGCCGCTCTGCGTCCAGGGCCGCGTCCTCGGCTATCTCACGCTCATCATGGTCGACTCGGGCCGCGACTTCTCGCCCGAGGACATCGCGCTCATCGACGCCATCGCCGAGCGGGCCGCCCTCGCCATCGACAGCGCGGGGCTCTTGCGCGAGGCCGAGCGGCAGCGCGCCCGCCTCCAGGAGGCCTTCGAGCAGGCCCCGGCGTCGATCTGCATCATGCGCGGGCCCGACCACGTCTTCGAGCTGGCCAACGCCGTGTGCGTACGCGACCTCGGCGGGCGCCGGCTGCTCGGGAGGCCGCTGCGCGAGGCCCTCCCCGAGGTGGTGAGCAACGGCTTCCTGCGGATGGTCGACCGCGTCTACGAGACGGGCCGGACGCAGCACGGCGTCGAGGTTCCCTTCGCGGTCGACAGGGGCGGCGACGGCCGGCTGGAGACCGCCTACCACGACTTCATCTACCAGCCGATGCGCGGCCCTGCGGGGGAGGTCGACGGGATCATCTGCCTCGCCTTCGACGTCACCGACCGGGTGCTCGCGCGCAAGCGCGAGGCGGTGCTCGCCGAGGAGGTGCGCCGATCCGAGGAGCGCTTCCGCGTGGCCTTCGAGCATGCGGCCGTGGGCGTGGCGCTCGTCGGGACCGACGGCCGCTGGATCTACGCGAACCAGAAGCTCCAGGAGATCCTCGGCTACACGCTCGACGAGCTGCGCGCGAGCCCCTTCCTGGACATGACGCACCCGGACGACGTGGAGGCGAGCAAGCAGAACATCCAGCGGCTGCTCTCGGGCGAGGTGAGCTCGTCCACGCACGAGAAGCGCTACATCCGCAAGGACGGCCGCGTGGTGTGGACGAACATCTCGAGCGCGGTGGGGCGGCGGGCGACCGGCGAGCCCGATCATTTCGTCACCATCATCGAGGACATCAGCGCCCGCAAAGCCGCCGAGGCCGAGCGCGGGCTCTTCCAGGCGCTCGTCGAGACGAGCGGCGACTTCATCGGGTTCGCCACGCCCGAGGGCCAGATCCTCTACATCAACTCCGCGGGCCGCGCGCTCGTGGGGCTCGGCACCCAGGAGCAGGCGCGCACGAGGACGATGGCCGATTACCTCGCTCCCGAGAGCCTCGGCGCCGGATCGGAGGCGATGCGCGCGGGCGTCTTGCGGGGCGGCACCTGGTCGGGCGAGGCGCTCTACCGCAACCTCGAGACCGGGGAGGTCATCCCCGTGCACAAGACGAGCATCGCGATCCGCGGCGAGGGCGGAGCGCCGCTCGTGGCGATCGTGTCGCGCGACCTGCGGGTGCAGAAGCGGCTCGAGGCCGAGCGGCAGCGGCTCCTCGCGCGCGAGCGCGAGGCGCGCGCGGCGGCCGAGGAGGCCAACGAGCTGAAGGACAGGTTCCTCGCCACCGTGAGCCACGAGCTGCGCACGCCGCTGAACGCGATGCTCGGCTGGATGCGGATGCTGCGCAGCGGCCAGCTCCCACCCGAGCGGCGCGAGCGCGCGCTCGAGACCGTGGAGCGCAACGCCAAGGTGCAGGCGCAGCTCGTCGAGGATCTGCTCGACATCTCGCGCATGATGAGCGGCAAGCTGCGGATCGAGGTGCACCCGCTCGAGCTGATGGGCGTGGTGGAGGCCGCGATCGAGACCGTGCGGCCCGCGGCGGACGCGAAGCGGATCGAGCTATCGCCGGAGCTCGGCGGCGGGGGCGGTGCGTCGATCCTCGGGGACGCGGCGCGGCTGCAGCAGGTGATCTGGAACCTGTTGAACAACGCCATCAAGTTCACGCCCAAGGGCGGGCGCGTGCAGATCCAGGTGGAGCGCGCGGGAGCGTCGGTCGAGATCGCGGTGAAGGACACGGGCCAGGGGATCGCGCCCGAGTTTCTGCCGCACGTCTTCGAGCCCTTCCGGCAGGCGGACGGGAGCACGACGCGCATGCACGGGGGTCTCGGGCTGGGGCTCGCGATCGTGAAGAGCCTCGTGGAGCTGCACGGGGGGACGATCCGCGCGCTGAGCGAGGGGGCGGGGAAGGGGGCGACGTTCATCGTGCGCCTGCCGCTCGCGCCGGCGCGCGAGACGAGGGTCGAGAGCCGCGCGGCGCAGCCGATGAATCTCGAGGCGAGCGAGATGGAGTGCCCGACGGAGATCCACGGTTTGCGCGTGGTGGTGGTGGACGACGAGGCCGACGCGCGCGAGCTGTTGGCCACGCTGCTCGAGCGGTGCGGCGCGGAGGTGAAGGCGGCGGCGAGCGTGGCCGAGGCGCTCGAGGCGGTGAATTCGATGCGCCCCGACCTCGTGGTGGCGGACATTGGCATGCCGGGGGAGGACGGCTACGGCCTCATCCGGAAGATCCGCGCGCGCTCCCCCGAGGACGGGGGCCGGACGCCGGTCGTTGCATTGACGGCCTACGCGCGGAGCGAGGACCGGACGCGCGCATTGCGAGCGGGCTTCAACATGCACGTGCCGAAGCCGATCGACGCGGCGGAGCTTCTCGCGGTGATTGCGAGCATCGTCCCGCCGCGCCGGGCTGCGGGGTGA
- the guaA gene encoding glutamine-hydrolyzing GMP synthase yields MLSARRDLVLILDFGSQYTQLIARRIRESGVYCEIHRYDVPLERIRALAPRALILSGGPSSVYGEDAPHVSPDLFTEAGVPILGICYGMQLTAHLLGGRVERGREGEYGPAQVRVALPAGVFSRLGEGEALDVWMSHGDRVVELPPGFSTLGTTDTTPFAAVYNEERKIYGLQFHPEVAHTPRGKELLDAFLFDVVGLSPTWTPASFVDEAVEAIRAKVGPDARAVCGLSGGVDSSVAAVLCQRALGDRVVCIFVDNGLLRKGEAEQVVKMFGDHFHLRLVHVDARKEFLEALAGVTDPEQKRKIIGRVFIEVFEAEAKKIEDARFLVQGTLYPDVIESVSVRGGPSAVIKSHHNVGGLPERMHLGLVEPLRELFKDEVRAVGATMGIPHHVLWRHPFPGPGLAVRCLGAITEERLAVLREADAIFEQEIREAGLYDKIWQSFCVLLPVRTVGVMGDERTYDEVIALRAVESRDGMTADWARIPYEVLGRTSARIINEVRGVNRVAYDVSSKPPATIEWE; encoded by the coding sequence ATGCTCTCCGCGCGGCGGGACCTCGTCCTCATCCTCGATTTCGGCTCGCAGTACACCCAGCTCATCGCTCGGCGCATCCGCGAGTCGGGCGTGTATTGCGAGATCCACCGCTACGACGTCCCCCTCGAGCGCATCCGCGCCCTCGCCCCCCGCGCCCTCATCCTCTCGGGCGGCCCCTCGAGCGTCTACGGCGAGGACGCGCCGCACGTCTCGCCCGACCTCTTCACCGAGGCGGGCGTCCCCATCCTCGGCATCTGCTACGGGATGCAGCTCACGGCGCACCTGCTCGGCGGGCGCGTCGAGCGCGGGCGCGAGGGCGAGTACGGCCCGGCCCAGGTCCGCGTCGCGCTCCCGGCCGGCGTCTTCAGCCGCCTCGGCGAAGGCGAGGCCCTCGACGTGTGGATGAGCCACGGCGACCGCGTGGTCGAGCTGCCCCCGGGCTTCTCCACGCTCGGCACGACCGACACGACGCCCTTCGCCGCCGTCTACAACGAGGAGCGCAAGATCTACGGCCTGCAGTTCCACCCCGAGGTGGCGCACACGCCGCGCGGCAAGGAGCTGCTCGACGCGTTCCTCTTCGACGTCGTGGGCCTGTCGCCCACCTGGACTCCGGCCTCGTTCGTCGACGAGGCCGTGGAGGCCATCCGCGCCAAGGTCGGCCCCGACGCGCGCGCCGTCTGCGGCCTGTCGGGCGGGGTCGACTCCTCGGTCGCGGCCGTGCTCTGCCAGCGCGCGCTCGGCGACAGGGTCGTGTGCATCTTCGTCGACAACGGCCTGCTCCGGAAGGGCGAGGCCGAGCAGGTGGTGAAGATGTTCGGCGACCACTTCCACCTGCGGCTCGTGCACGTCGACGCCCGCAAGGAGTTCCTCGAGGCCCTCGCCGGCGTCACCGATCCCGAGCAGAAGCGCAAGATCATCGGCCGCGTGTTCATCGAGGTCTTCGAGGCCGAGGCGAAGAAGATCGAGGACGCGCGCTTCCTCGTGCAGGGCACGCTCTACCCGGACGTCATCGAGAGCGTCTCGGTGCGCGGCGGACCGAGCGCGGTGATCAAGAGCCACCACAACGTCGGCGGCTTGCCCGAGCGCATGCACCTCGGCCTCGTCGAGCCGCTGCGCGAGCTGTTCAAGGACGAGGTGCGCGCCGTGGGCGCGACGATGGGCATCCCGCACCACGTCCTGTGGCGCCACCCGTTCCCGGGCCCGGGCCTCGCGGTGCGCTGCCTCGGCGCGATCACCGAGGAGAGGCTCGCCGTCTTGCGCGAGGCGGACGCGATCTTCGAGCAGGAGATCCGGGAGGCGGGGCTCTACGACAAGATCTGGCAGAGCTTCTGCGTGCTGCTCCCCGTGCGGACGGTGGGCGTGATGGGCGACGAGCGGACGTACGACGAGGTGATCGCGCTCCGGGCGGTCGAGTCGCGCGACGGGATGACGGCCGACTGGGCGCGGATTCCGTACGAGGTGCTCGGCCGGACGAGCGCGCGGATCATCAACGAGGTGCGCGGGGTGAACCGGGTGGCGTACGATGTCTCGTCGAAGCCCCCCGCGACGATCGAATGGGAGTGA
- a CDS encoding DotU family type IV/VI secretion system protein has product MNRAPFDSRSWTKIVDAYRDICGLIDQTLGGAKPVADLQGLFSAIWRRLDELRRSLPEDPEPLDLLAPLAFFFDERVLLRLSADPVGRELSWPMLGRAFASDNAASLDAFYAGDAFFERARELNEDSAPLLVQVYLFCLDEGFSGRHAHDPEALRRERETLFRRLSLRAPPPPTSASTSLASPRAPRPLWHFVIAVIAGAVVWQVILWRIASLL; this is encoded by the coding sequence GTGAACCGCGCGCCCTTCGATTCGAGGTCGTGGACCAAGATCGTCGACGCCTATCGCGACATCTGCGGCCTCATCGACCAGACCCTCGGCGGCGCGAAGCCGGTAGCGGACCTGCAGGGCCTGTTCTCCGCGATCTGGCGACGCCTCGACGAGCTTCGAAGGTCCCTGCCCGAGGACCCCGAGCCCCTCGATCTGCTCGCGCCGCTGGCCTTCTTCTTCGACGAGCGCGTCCTTTTGCGATTATCGGCCGACCCCGTCGGGCGGGAGCTGTCCTGGCCCATGCTCGGGCGCGCCTTCGCCTCGGACAACGCCGCCTCGCTCGACGCCTTTTATGCCGGCGATGCCTTCTTCGAGAGGGCGCGCGAGCTGAACGAGGACTCGGCTCCGCTGCTGGTCCAGGTCTATCTCTTCTGCCTGGACGAGGGCTTCTCCGGTCGCCACGCCCACGATCCCGAGGCGCTGCGCCGGGAGCGCGAGACGCTCTTCCGTCGGCTCTCGCTGCGCGCGCCGCCTCCGCCCACCTCCGCGTCCACGTCGCTCGCCTCCCCCCGCGCGCCGCGTCCGCTCTGGCACTTCGTGATCGCCGTGATCGCCGGCGCCGTCGTCTGGCAAGTCATTCTCTGGCGTATCGCGAGCCTGTTGTGA